A part of Thermus oshimai DSM 12092 genomic DNA contains:
- the rpsM gene encoding 30S ribosomal protein S13, whose amino-acid sequence MARIAGVEIPRNKRVDVALTYIYGVGPARAKEALEKTGINPATRVKDLTEAEVVRLREYVENTWKLEGELRAEVAANIKRLMDIGCYRGLRHRRGLPVRGQRTRTNARTRKGPRKTVAGKKKAPRK is encoded by the coding sequence GTGGCGAGGATTGCAGGGGTAGAGATTCCGAGGAACAAGCGGGTGGATGTGGCCCTCACCTACATCTACGGGGTGGGGCCGGCGCGGGCCAAGGAGGCGTTGGAGAAGACGGGGATCAACCCCGCCACCCGGGTCAAGGACCTCACCGAGGCCGAGGTGGTCCGCCTCCGGGAGTACGTGGAGAACACCTGGAAGCTGGAGGGTGAGCTCCGCGCGGAGGTGGCCGCCAACATCAAGCGGCTCATGGACATCGGCTGCTACCGGGGCCTGAGGCACCGCCGGGGCCTTCCCGTGAGGGGCCAGCGCACCCGCACCAACGCTCGCACCCGCAAGGGCCCCCGGAAGACCGTGGCCGGCAAGAAGAAGGCCCCCAGGAAGTAA
- the rpsK gene encoding 30S ribosomal protein S11 — protein sequence MARKVTKKKVKRQVASGKAYIHASYNNTIVTITDPDGNPITWSSGGVIGYKGTRKGTPYAAQLAAMDAAKKAMAYGMQSVDVIVRGTGAGREQAIRALQASGLQVKSIVDDTPVPHNGCRPKKKFRKAS from the coding sequence ATGGCCAGGAAAGTCACCAAGAAGAAGGTCAAGCGCCAAGTCGCCAGCGGCAAAGCCTACATCCACGCCTCCTACAACAACACCATCGTCACCATCACCGACCCGGACGGCAACCCCATCACCTGGTCCTCGGGCGGGGTGATCGGCTACAAGGGCACCCGCAAGGGGACCCCCTACGCCGCCCAGCTTGCGGCCATGGACGCGGCCAAGAAGGCCATGGCCTACGGCATGCAGAGCGTGGACGTCATCGTCCGCGGCACCGGGGCGGGCCGGGAGCAGGCCATCCGCGCCCTCCAGGCCTCCGGCCTCCAGGTGAAGTCCATCGTGGACGACACCCCCGTGCCCCACAACGGCTGCCGTCCCAAGAAGAAGTTCCGCAAGGCTTCGTAA
- the rpmJ gene encoding 50S ribosomal protein L36 yields MKVRASVKKMCEKCKVVRRHGRVYVICENPKHKQRQG; encoded by the coding sequence ATGAAGGTACGGGCTTCGGTCAAGAAGATGTGCGAGAAGTGCAAGGTGGTGCGCCGGCACGGCCGGGTGTACGTGATCTGCGAGAACCCTAAGCACAAGCAGCGTCAGGGCTAA
- a CDS encoding DNA-directed RNA polymerase subunit alpha, producing the protein MLESKLKAPVFTVRTQGREYGEFVLEPLERGFGVTLGNPLRRILLSSIPGTAVTSVYIEDVLHEFSTIPGVKEDVVEIILNLKELVVRFLDPKMQTATLLLKAEGPKVVRAADFVPQADVEILNPDLPIATLEAGGRLHMEVRVDRGVGYVPAERHNTKDRINAIPVDAIFSPVRRVAFQVEDTRLGQRTDLDKLTLRIWTDGSITPMEALEQAVNILKEHLSYFANPQTTALPEEAPAPKLEEKEEELDLPLEELGLSTRVLHSLKEEGIESVRALLALNLKDLKNIPGIGERSLEEIREALEKRGFTLKE; encoded by the coding sequence ATGTTAGAGAGCAAGCTGAAAGCCCCGGTCTTTACCGTGCGCACCCAGGGGCGGGAGTACGGGGAGTTCGTCCTCGAGCCCCTGGAGCGGGGCTTCGGGGTGACCTTGGGGAACCCCCTAAGGCGCATCCTCCTCTCCTCCATCCCGGGCACCGCGGTCACCAGCGTCTACATTGAGGACGTCCTCCACGAGTTCTCCACCATCCCCGGGGTGAAGGAGGACGTGGTGGAGATCATCCTGAACCTCAAGGAGCTGGTGGTCCGCTTCCTGGACCCCAAAATGCAGACCGCCACCCTCCTCCTCAAGGCGGAAGGGCCTAAGGTGGTGCGGGCGGCGGACTTCGTGCCCCAGGCGGACGTGGAGATCCTGAACCCCGACCTGCCCATCGCCACCCTGGAGGCGGGGGGGAGGCTCCACATGGAGGTGCGGGTGGACCGGGGGGTGGGCTACGTGCCCGCGGAGCGCCACAACACCAAGGACCGCATCAACGCCATCCCCGTGGACGCCATCTTCTCCCCGGTGCGCCGGGTGGCCTTCCAGGTGGAGGACACCCGTCTGGGCCAGCGCACGGACCTGGACAAGCTCACCTTGCGCATCTGGACTGACGGGTCCATCACCCCCATGGAGGCCCTGGAGCAGGCGGTGAACATCCTGAAGGAGCACCTCTCCTACTTCGCCAACCCCCAGACCACCGCCCTCCCCGAGGAGGCCCCCGCCCCCAAGCTCGAGGAGAAGGAGGAGGAGCTGGACCTCCCCTTGGAGGAGCTCGGCCTTTCCACCCGCGTCCTCCACAGCCTGAAGGAGGAGGGGATCGAGTCCGTGCGGGCCCTTCTGGCCCTGAACCTCAAGGACCTGAAGAACATCCCCGGCATCGGGGAAAGGAGCCTGGAGGAGATCCGCGAGGCCCTGGAGAAGCGGGGCTTCACCCTGAAGGAGTGA
- the rpsD gene encoding 30S ribosomal protein S4 — protein MGRYIGPVCRLCRREGVKLYLKGERCYSPKCAMERRPYPPGQHGQKRARRPSDYAVRLREKQKLRRIYGISETQFRNLFEEASRKKGVTGTVFLGLLESRLDNVVYRLGFAQSRRQARQMVRHGHITVNGRRVDLPAYRVKPGDEIAIAEGSRNLDFIRQNLEAMKGRKVGPWLSLDVEAMKGKFLRLPDREDLALPVNEQLVIEFYSR, from the coding sequence ATGGGTCGTTACATTGGACCAGTTTGCCGCCTTTGCCGCCGGGAAGGTGTGAAGCTTTACCTGAAGGGGGAGCGCTGCTACAGCCCCAAGTGCGCCATGGAGCGCCGGCCCTACCCCCCGGGCCAGCACGGCCAGAAGCGGGCCCGCCGCCCCTCCGACTACGCGGTGCGCCTGAGGGAGAAGCAGAAGCTCCGCCGCATCTACGGCATCTCGGAAACCCAGTTCAGGAACCTCTTTGAGGAGGCGAGCCGCAAGAAGGGCGTCACGGGCACGGTCTTCCTGGGGCTTTTGGAGTCCCGGCTGGACAACGTGGTCTACCGCCTGGGCTTCGCCCAAAGCCGCCGCCAGGCCCGGCAGATGGTGCGCCACGGGCACATCACCGTGAACGGCCGCCGGGTGGACCTGCCCGCCTACCGCGTGAAGCCGGGGGACGAGATCGCCATCGCCGAGGGGAGCCGGAACCTGGACTTCATCCGCCAGAACCTCGAGGCCATGAAGGGCCGCAAGGTGGGGCCCTGGCTCTCCCTGGACGTGGAGGCCATGAAGGGCAAGTTCCTCCGCCTCCCCGACCGGGAGGACCTGGCCCTGCCGGTGAACGAGCAGCTGGTGATTGAGTTCTACTCCAGGTAG